The following proteins are encoded in a genomic region of Lactiplantibacillus plantarum:
- a CDS encoding glycosyltransferase, whose product MTKIVHVLFSAKLGGAEQVVINISRGLSGSYDFTYCSQSGSIQESLQAVGIAYQSFSPKQLLKFRRAILALQPDIIHAHDFKASFLVNLLFHHVPIITHIHQAPIWQTSVNWKSLAFQYIGNKSSRVLYVSDWAKESYRFHKHLTNTAIIPNGIDSSRICQLATASTTIAFDLLFVGRLEDVKDPARFVRIAHKLLDAIPELKIGIVGDGSLSAHIAKQIAATPQIRWLGFKSNPYKYMRHAKVVLSTSKSDAFGLTMVEAALLGAIPFAPRIGGLSQTAARVNGIVYTSDDELLAVLTRLFSDDPFYQATKAKIAAVDFSDYEQKRFIQRIQQVYEGVMER is encoded by the coding sequence ATGACAAAAATTGTTCATGTCTTGTTTTCCGCCAAATTAGGTGGTGCTGAGCAGGTGGTCATTAATATCAGTAGGGGTTTGAGTGGATCCTATGATTTCACCTACTGCTCACAATCAGGATCGATACAAGAAAGCTTGCAAGCTGTCGGAATCGCGTATCAAAGTTTTTCGCCGAAACAGCTTCTTAAATTTCGGCGAGCTATTCTGGCACTCCAGCCAGATATTATTCACGCACACGATTTCAAAGCGAGTTTTTTGGTCAACCTACTTTTTCACCATGTGCCAATTATCACCCATATCCATCAAGCCCCGATATGGCAGACTAGTGTGAACTGGAAAAGTTTGGCGTTTCAATATATTGGCAACAAGAGCTCACGAGTCTTATATGTTTCAGATTGGGCCAAAGAATCGTATCGCTTCCACAAACATTTAACCAATACGGCGATTATTCCCAATGGAATCGACAGTTCACGGATATGCCAACTGGCTACTGCCAGCACAACCATTGCATTTGACCTGTTATTCGTGGGACGGTTGGAAGATGTTAAAGATCCCGCAAGATTTGTGAGAATTGCGCATAAATTATTAGACGCTATCCCTGAACTAAAGATTGGGATTGTCGGCGATGGTAGCTTGAGCGCACACATCGCTAAACAGATTGCAGCCACCCCACAAATACGGTGGTTAGGGTTTAAAAGTAACCCTTACAAATACATGCGGCATGCAAAAGTTGTGCTGTCGACGTCCAAATCAGACGCGTTTGGGTTGACCATGGTCGAGGCGGCTTTGTTGGGTGCGATTCCGTTTGCCCCCCGTATTGGTGGCCTCTCTCAAACGGCTGCGAGGGTAAACGGCATCGTTTATACGAGTGATGATGAATTATTAGCAGTACTGACACGTCTCTTCTCGGATGACCCATTTTATCAGGCAACCAAGGCTAAAATAGCAGCGGTCGATTTTAGTGATTATGAACAAAAGCGATTTATCCAACGAATCCAGCAAGTTTATGAAGGAGTAATGGAACGATGA